The following are encoded in a window of Hyalangium minutum genomic DNA:
- a CDS encoding RluA family pseudouridine synthase, which produces MKRRTFQAEGAQVGRSVVEAVAAELGMPVAQARALVEAGAVYLAGRRCRDPEARLRAGQVVAVVLEEGGQSPLEAPPPPPPFTVLLEDAALIAVDKPAGITAQPTEGRVGGSLVDLVSARLGSPAGLVHRLDRETSGVTVFGKTAQATSALAAEFREGHARKRYLAATGPGLPESGSVDLPLSKDPSRPGRWRASRTANGLPALTHFRRLYAGEAFCLVELLPQTGRTHQLRAHLTALGTPILGDARYGGAARAAGLAAPRCLLHAQALQLAHPDTRQRLLLEAPVPEDLQRFFDQAGIAAPSGLIPG; this is translated from the coding sequence GTGAAGCGGCGGACCTTCCAGGCCGAGGGCGCCCAGGTGGGCCGCTCCGTGGTGGAGGCCGTGGCGGCCGAGCTGGGCATGCCCGTGGCGCAGGCGCGGGCCCTGGTGGAGGCGGGAGCCGTGTACCTCGCGGGCCGCCGCTGCCGGGACCCCGAGGCCCGCCTGCGCGCCGGCCAGGTGGTGGCGGTGGTGCTGGAAGAGGGGGGGCAAAGCCCGCTCGAAGCGCCCCCTCCGCCCCCGCCGTTCACCGTCTTGCTCGAGGACGCGGCGCTCATCGCCGTGGACAAGCCCGCGGGCATCACCGCGCAGCCCACGGAGGGGCGCGTCGGCGGCAGCCTGGTGGATCTCGTGAGCGCACGGCTGGGCTCGCCCGCGGGGCTGGTGCACCGGTTGGATCGAGAGACCTCGGGTGTCACCGTCTTTGGAAAGACGGCGCAGGCCACGAGTGCGCTGGCGGCCGAGTTTCGCGAGGGCCACGCGCGCAAGCGCTACCTGGCGGCCACGGGACCCGGGCTTCCCGAGTCGGGCTCGGTGGATCTTCCGCTCTCGAAGGATCCGTCCCGCCCAGGGCGGTGGCGCGCGAGCCGTACCGCGAACGGCCTGCCCGCCCTCACCCACTTCCGGAGGTTGTACGCGGGCGAGGCGTTCTGCCTCGTGGAGCTGCTGCCGCAGACTGGACGGACGCATCAGCTCCGCGCGCACCTTACGGCGCTGGGAACGCCCATCCTGGGAGACGCACGTTATGGAGGTGCGGCTCGGGCCGCGGGGCTCGCTGCGCCACGGTGCCTGCTGCACGCGCAGGCCCTGCAGCTGGCACACCCGGACACGAGACAACGTCTGCTCCTCGAAGCCCCTGTGCCCGAGGATCTCCAGCGCTTCTTTGATCAGGCGGGGATTGCCGCGCCCTCCGGCCTCATTCCGGGCTGA
- a CDS encoding double-CXXCG motif protein, whose product MRFYSVQGVPDPRYSGEHTDARKWSLPGIQCPACQAIWSTAADAYPSVDLSQMPVDEQKKYGGFQEDYAEFERLREQVRSLAPPGVHLWPGTGLGPMTGSAQGEFGPLTLAHPWNLLMRREPLEHLQAEGLRGLKGCRTQLRFRKKNPPELLEMELLPRGHVHPDCLPPDRPAPCPKCERKGWKRPPEEELILDAATLPQDQDLFRLEDFLTSVICTERFVQAVRRLGYEQDIAFRELPVRG is encoded by the coding sequence ATGCGATTCTACTCGGTGCAAGGCGTTCCAGACCCGCGGTACTCGGGCGAGCATACGGACGCGCGCAAGTGGAGCCTGCCCGGAATTCAATGCCCAGCGTGTCAGGCCATCTGGTCCACCGCTGCGGATGCCTATCCCTCGGTGGATCTATCTCAGATGCCAGTAGACGAGCAGAAGAAGTATGGAGGGTTCCAGGAGGACTATGCGGAATTTGAGCGCTTGCGCGAGCAGGTGCGGTCGCTAGCTCCTCCCGGCGTTCATCTCTGGCCCGGGACCGGTTTGGGGCCCATGACGGGCTCTGCTCAGGGGGAATTCGGTCCGCTCACCTTGGCACATCCGTGGAATCTGCTGATGCGGCGCGAGCCGCTGGAGCACCTCCAGGCCGAGGGACTTCGTGGTCTGAAGGGCTGCCGTACCCAGCTGCGTTTTCGCAAGAAGAACCCGCCTGAACTTTTGGAGATGGAGTTGCTTCCGCGGGGACACGTTCATCCGGACTGCTTGCCCCCGGACCGTCCCGCCCCATGCCCGAAGTGTGAACGCAAGGGGTGGAAACGCCCTCCAGAGGAAGAACTCATCCTGGATGCAGCCACGCTGCCGCAAGACCAGGACTTGTTCCGGCTGGAGGACTTTTTGACGTCGGTCATCTGCACCGAGCGCTTCGTCCAGGCAGTGCGGCGGTTGGGCTACGAGCAGGACATTGCCTTCCGCGAACTGCCGGTACGGGGCTGA
- a CDS encoding glycosyltransferase → MPAPVVTVLLPARNAESTVARAVESLLEGTLRELRVLAVDDGSTDRTREVLQGLATRDSRVEVLDGGGRGLVAALQLGLSQATSPYVARMDADDEALPRRLEASVVALEADSHLAGVGTGVELFRDDQPVSPSLQAYAAWLNGLTTAEDLWRARFIESPLCHPSVCLRREPLVATGGWEHGDFPEDYALWLKLIHAGYGLRNLPEVLLRWRDSSGRLTRTDPRYKVRRFTWLKARYLALGPLANGRPCTLWGAGPSGLTMTRLLREHGISVQRFVEVHPRKVGTRIHGIPVVSGDALGPPDEGLLLVCVGVRWAREELRSWLTDRGWVEGKDFLCVA, encoded by the coding sequence ATGCCCGCTCCGGTCGTCACCGTCCTCCTGCCCGCCCGCAACGCCGAGTCCACCGTGGCCCGAGCCGTGGAGAGCTTGCTCGAAGGCACCCTGAGAGAGCTCCGGGTGCTGGCGGTGGATGACGGCTCCACGGACAGGACGCGAGAGGTTCTCCAGGGGCTGGCGACCCGGGACTCGCGGGTGGAGGTGCTGGACGGAGGGGGGCGGGGGCTGGTGGCGGCGCTCCAGTTGGGGCTCTCGCAAGCCACATCCCCCTACGTGGCCCGCATGGATGCGGACGACGAGGCACTGCCGCGCCGGTTGGAGGCCAGCGTGGTGGCCTTGGAGGCGGACTCCCACCTGGCGGGGGTGGGAACAGGAGTGGAGTTGTTCCGAGACGATCAACCTGTGAGCCCCTCGCTCCAGGCGTATGCAGCCTGGCTCAACGGGCTCACCACGGCCGAGGATCTCTGGAGGGCCCGCTTCATCGAGAGCCCCCTGTGCCACCCCTCTGTGTGCCTGCGGCGTGAGCCGCTCGTGGCCACCGGTGGCTGGGAGCACGGAGACTTTCCCGAGGACTACGCGCTGTGGCTCAAGCTGATTCACGCGGGGTATGGCCTGCGGAACCTGCCCGAGGTGCTGCTGCGCTGGCGCGACAGCTCGGGAAGGCTGACGCGGACGGATCCCCGCTACAAGGTGCGGCGCTTCACCTGGTTGAAGGCGCGCTACCTCGCGCTTGGACCCCTGGCGAACGGGCGGCCGTGCACCCTCTGGGGAGCGGGTCCAAGCGGGCTGACGATGACGCGCTTGCTGCGCGAGCACGGCATCTCCGTGCAGCGATTCGTGGAGGTGCACCCACGAAAGGTGGGCACCCGCATCCATGGAATTCCCGTGGTCTCGGGAGACGCGTTGGGGCCTCCAGACGAGGGGCTCCTGCTGGTGTGTGTCGGGGTTCGCTGGGCTCGCGAGGAACTCCGGTCCTGGCTCACGGATCGCGGCTGGGTGGAGGGCAAGGACTTCCTGTGCGTGGCATGA
- a CDS encoding DUF2058 family protein, with protein sequence MQNLRDKLLKAGLVSEDEAKKAEASAPAPRRPPPAQTQRTEGNAPRRDDRPPRRDDRDRPPQRRDDRPQRRDDRPPPRREGGGRPQHGRPAPVAAAEKPIPKLPPLPGSKEYQRIESKKQMELDKALRELVLGAQVVTEPGETAFYFMTRKGKLRRLELTPAQAKQLEDGALAVVERPEPAQIEHSLVPAATAEQMFALSKKSVRFLNRTESPIGFMSDDDVKAQQAAEAAGTAPEIPDEPEGGEGSAEAAAPPPEGSAPEGGSSEPQAQ encoded by the coding sequence ATGCAGAACCTGCGCGACAAACTCCTGAAAGCAGGCCTCGTATCCGAGGATGAGGCCAAAAAGGCAGAGGCGAGCGCCCCGGCCCCCCGCCGCCCGCCCCCTGCCCAGACCCAGCGCACCGAGGGCAACGCACCTCGGAGGGACGACCGGCCTCCGCGCCGGGACGACCGGGACCGGCCTCCGCAGCGCCGGGACGACCGCCCGCAGCGCCGGGACGACCGCCCGCCTCCTCGCCGCGAGGGTGGTGGCCGCCCGCAGCATGGCCGGCCTGCCCCGGTGGCGGCGGCGGAGAAGCCGATCCCCAAGCTTCCTCCGCTGCCGGGCTCCAAGGAGTACCAGCGCATCGAGTCCAAGAAGCAGATGGAGTTGGACAAGGCGCTGCGGGAGCTGGTGCTCGGGGCGCAGGTGGTCACCGAGCCGGGCGAGACGGCGTTCTACTTCATGACGCGCAAGGGGAAGCTGCGGCGGCTGGAGCTGACGCCGGCGCAGGCCAAGCAGCTCGAGGACGGAGCGCTGGCGGTGGTGGAGCGTCCAGAGCCGGCGCAGATCGAGCACTCCCTGGTGCCTGCGGCGACGGCGGAGCAGATGTTCGCTCTCTCGAAGAAGTCGGTGCGGTTCCTGAACCGCACGGAGAGCCCCATCGGCTTCATGAGCGACGACGACGTGAAGGCGCAGCAGGCGGCCGAGGCCGCGGGCACGGCACCGGAGATTCCGGACGAGCCCGAGGGCGGAGAGGGTTCGGCCGAGGCCGCCGCGCCGCCCCCCGAAGGCAGCGCGCCCGAGGGTGGAAGCTCGGAGCCGCAGGCGCAGTAA
- a CDS encoding TIGR02269 family lipoprotein: MRWLWLWAAGFLAACATLPISEGENLGCEVAFEAFSFDEACADESSLTPLCGGGQCGLYRCREVQEHLPAGSVLLTRGGGLSLPIVGGGAQRNWGSAQELPQDKRPVFIIPWRHKPPLLPSQIQALKEAEQERRKPHEKHHIFPQASREWFEGKKIDIDEYTIPLEVEKHRSIHRGERGGPWNAAWRKWIFDNGDATKEEIFRYAGQLIYEFELFGPIVPYWKLPPPLPPGY; encoded by the coding sequence ATGCGATGGCTCTGGCTGTGGGCGGCTGGTTTCCTGGCGGCCTGCGCGACGCTCCCTATCTCTGAAGGGGAGAATCTCGGGTGTGAGGTTGCATTCGAGGCCTTTTCGTTCGACGAGGCCTGCGCGGATGAGAGCAGCCTGACGCCGCTGTGTGGCGGTGGGCAGTGTGGACTGTACCGATGCCGTGAGGTTCAGGAACACCTCCCGGCGGGAAGCGTGCTCCTTACCAGGGGAGGGGGACTGTCACTTCCCATCGTTGGGGGCGGCGCGCAGAGGAACTGGGGAAGTGCGCAGGAACTGCCGCAGGACAAGCGGCCGGTGTTCATCATCCCGTGGCGGCACAAGCCGCCCCTGCTGCCAAGCCAGATCCAGGCGCTCAAGGAGGCGGAGCAAGAGCGCCGAAAGCCTCACGAGAAGCACCACATCTTCCCGCAGGCCTCCCGGGAGTGGTTCGAAGGGAAGAAAATCGACATCGACGAATACACAATCCCGCTGGAAGTGGAGAAGCACCGGAGCATCCACCGGGGCGAGCGTGGAGGGCCGTGGAATGCCGCCTGGAGAAAGTGGATCTTCGATAACGGCGACGCGACGAAGGAAGAGATTTTTCGGTACGCCGGGCAGCTTATCTACGAGTTCGAGTTGTTCGGGCCCATTGTGCCCTATTGGAAGCTGCCGCCACCTCTGCCGCCGGGATATTGA
- a CDS encoding Hpt domain-containing protein, producing the protein MTLDQLRALQSSRTPSLVADLVREFFASATARIGRMQAALAAADLKTLEFEAHGLAGSCGVLGVIRMRICCLELEQLASRGAQEQVPAAIDEVILRLEEARPILTEAARRT; encoded by the coding sequence ATGACCCTGGATCAACTCCGGGCGTTGCAGTCCTCGCGCACGCCATCGCTCGTGGCGGACCTGGTGCGAGAGTTCTTCGCGAGTGCCACCGCTCGAATCGGCCGGATGCAGGCAGCCCTGGCGGCGGCAGACTTGAAGACCCTGGAGTTCGAGGCGCACGGACTCGCTGGAAGCTGTGGCGTGCTCGGAGTCATCCGCATGCGCATCTGCTGTCTCGAACTGGAGCAGTTGGCCAGCCGGGGCGCGCAGGAGCAGGTGCCCGCGGCCATCGACGAGGTGATCCTCCGCCTCGAAGAGGCTCGTCCCATCCTCACCGAGGCCGCGCGCCGCACCTGA
- a CDS encoding amidase produces the protein MDGMAQAELCARGEVSAEELLDACMVRIEALNPLLRAVVTVERERRRPAGAGPFSGVPFLVKDSTPWPGLRWSWGSRLFAAQAAHQQTPHGRRLVESGLVCVGKSAMSEFGLLASTETLLEGVTHNPWDLSCSAAGSSGGSAAAVAAGLVPLAHANDGGGSIRMPASACGVFGFKPSRGRTVSAGMRGTDFGDMTSDHCISRSVRDSALFLSLTEDRSSGMPVGFVREPITRKLRIVTWTRTVLGTEPEPPVRRAYEEAMTLLSELGHVLEPIEPPLFSGPELGDAFFLVAGAAVASIIDRIDQTRGVPVQTEELEPFTWALVETFLSRGPDALLHARAVFAQAVRTYLETTRGYDVVLTPTLATEPWRIGHLSPVLKREELIRRTARTNGYAPIHNIAGCPAMSVPLHFSESGLPIGIHFAAAPGADALLLSLAYQLEEARPWKDCWPPYSIPTLF, from the coding sequence ATGGATGGCATGGCTCAAGCGGAGCTATGCGCGCGGGGGGAGGTCTCTGCGGAGGAGTTGCTCGATGCGTGCATGGTGCGCATCGAGGCGCTGAATCCGCTGCTGCGCGCGGTGGTCACGGTCGAGCGTGAGCGCCGCCGTCCGGCAGGCGCGGGGCCGTTCTCCGGGGTGCCGTTCCTGGTAAAGGACTCGACGCCGTGGCCAGGGCTGCGGTGGTCGTGGGGTTCTCGGCTGTTCGCGGCCCAAGCCGCTCATCAACAGACGCCGCATGGCAGGCGGCTCGTGGAGTCAGGGCTCGTGTGCGTGGGCAAGAGCGCGATGTCGGAGTTCGGCCTGCTGGCCAGCACCGAGACGCTGCTCGAGGGCGTGACCCACAATCCGTGGGATCTTTCCTGCTCAGCAGCAGGCTCGTCCGGAGGGAGCGCGGCGGCGGTGGCGGCGGGGCTCGTTCCGCTCGCGCACGCGAATGATGGGGGCGGTTCGATCCGAATGCCCGCGTCGGCGTGCGGTGTCTTTGGCTTCAAGCCGAGCCGTGGCCGTACGGTGTCAGCGGGAATGCGGGGCACTGACTTTGGAGACATGACGAGCGACCACTGCATCAGCCGCTCGGTGCGCGATAGCGCGTTGTTCCTGTCGCTCACCGAGGATCGCTCGAGCGGCATGCCCGTCGGCTTCGTGCGAGAGCCCATCACACGCAAGCTGCGCATCGTGACCTGGACGCGGACAGTGCTGGGCACGGAGCCGGAGCCACCGGTGCGCCGCGCCTATGAGGAGGCAATGACGCTGCTCTCTGAGCTCGGTCACGTTCTTGAGCCTATCGAGCCCCCTCTCTTCAGCGGTCCGGAGTTGGGAGACGCCTTCTTCCTCGTCGCGGGTGCGGCGGTGGCGAGCATCATCGACAGAATCGACCAGACACGGGGCGTACCCGTGCAGACCGAGGAGCTCGAGCCCTTCACCTGGGCGCTGGTGGAGACCTTCCTCTCGCGCGGGCCCGATGCATTGCTGCATGCGCGGGCTGTCTTTGCCCAGGCAGTGCGCACCTATTTGGAGACGACCCGAGGCTACGACGTGGTGCTCACGCCAACGCTCGCCACCGAGCCCTGGCGCATCGGGCACCTGTCACCCGTGCTGAAGCGTGAGGAGCTGATCCGCCGCACAGCGCGGACCAACGGCTACGCGCCCATCCACAACATCGCTGGGTGCCCGGCGATGTCAGTGCCTCTCCACTTCTCGGAGAGCGGGCTGCCCATCGGCATCCACTTCGCTGCGGCTCCCGGCGCCGACGCGTTGCTCCTGAGTCTCGCGTATCAACTCGAAGAGGCGCGCCCATGGAAGGACTGCTGGCCGCCCTACTCGATCCCTACCCTCTTCTGA
- a CDS encoding peptidase M3 has translation MDRPVHSLRARLDDFLAELATLHYRYGAGLATELPVGALHASFPELSSPDTFAAATEALEKARSKNDVLAVRRLQLLRELVAGQVEDALAARDTEAVAKLEAQASLPIDEETLSFGEALSQLPREPQRGRRALLERAVGNFLWNERGRYGARREAALRTTERLGAKSYPTLFQEISGIALDKLTEAAEETLRKTEDAYRDVLGYVLRKVEPTLRPLPSGDARRHDLQAALRAPWMDAFFRREDLMPAVTRWLNEWNLSPSANGRIRVDDERREGKARRPFVAAVRVPDEVRLVIHLEGGMDALGGLLHEYGHAQHLAHISETAPVELRRLGDASVTEAYAALTERLLLSPEWLKRYLHLPTATAEDSVRLAAFQALAVLRRHCAKLTYELSLFTRGPSEERAEEYAAGQRRALLVEPHPGFFLFDVDAQLYSARYLRAWALEARLTARLMERFNEDFWRNPSASTWLKGLFSRGGTDDAEALSTEVSGTGLSVPEAGARLVAILNG, from the coding sequence ATGGACCGTCCCGTGCACTCCCTTCGTGCGAGGCTGGACGATTTCCTCGCCGAGCTGGCCACCCTCCACTACCGCTACGGCGCGGGACTCGCCACGGAGCTCCCTGTGGGGGCCCTCCACGCCAGCTTCCCCGAGCTCTCCTCCCCCGACACCTTCGCCGCCGCCACCGAGGCGCTGGAGAAGGCACGCTCCAAGAATGACGTGCTCGCCGTGCGTCGCCTGCAGCTGCTGCGCGAGCTGGTCGCCGGACAGGTGGAGGATGCCCTCGCCGCACGCGACACCGAGGCCGTGGCGAAGCTGGAGGCCCAGGCCAGCCTGCCCATCGATGAGGAGACGCTCAGCTTCGGCGAGGCGCTGTCCCAGCTCCCCCGCGAGCCCCAGCGCGGCCGCCGGGCCCTGCTGGAGCGGGCCGTGGGCAACTTCCTCTGGAACGAGCGCGGCCGCTACGGCGCCCGCCGCGAGGCCGCGCTCCGGACCACCGAACGCCTCGGCGCGAAGAGCTACCCCACCCTCTTCCAGGAAATCTCCGGCATCGCCCTCGACAAGCTCACCGAGGCCGCCGAGGAGACGCTCCGGAAGACAGAGGATGCCTACCGGGACGTGCTCGGCTACGTGCTGCGCAAGGTGGAGCCCACCCTGCGCCCCCTGCCCTCGGGAGATGCGCGGCGGCATGACCTCCAGGCCGCGCTGCGAGCGCCGTGGATGGACGCCTTCTTCCGGCGCGAGGACCTGATGCCGGCGGTGACGCGCTGGCTGAACGAGTGGAACCTCTCCCCCTCGGCCAACGGGCGCATCCGCGTGGACGACGAGCGCCGCGAGGGCAAGGCGCGCCGTCCCTTCGTCGCCGCCGTGCGCGTGCCAGACGAGGTACGCCTCGTCATCCACCTGGAGGGCGGGATGGATGCGCTGGGCGGCCTGCTGCACGAGTACGGCCACGCCCAGCACCTGGCCCACATCTCGGAGACGGCCCCGGTGGAGCTGCGCCGCCTGGGGGATGCCTCGGTGACGGAGGCCTACGCCGCGCTCACCGAGCGGCTCCTGCTCTCTCCGGAGTGGCTCAAGCGCTACCTGCACCTGCCCACCGCCACCGCGGAAGACTCGGTGCGGCTGGCGGCGTTCCAGGCGCTCGCGGTGCTGCGGCGGCACTGCGCGAAGCTGACCTACGAGCTGTCCCTCTTCACGCGCGGCCCCTCGGAGGAGCGCGCCGAGGAGTACGCGGCAGGCCAGCGTCGGGCGCTCTTGGTGGAGCCGCACCCGGGCTTCTTCCTGTTCGACGTGGACGCCCAGCTGTACTCGGCGCGCTATCTCCGAGCGTGGGCGCTGGAAGCACGCCTCACGGCCCGGCTCATGGAGCGCTTCAACGAGGACTTCTGGCGCAACCCCTCCGCCAGCACCTGGCTCAAGGGGCTGTTCTCACGGGGAGGCACCGACGACGCGGAGGCGCTCTCCACGGAGGTGAGCGGCACGGGACTCTCCGTTCCCGAGGCGGGAGCCCGCCTCGTGGCCATACTCAACGGGTAG